The following proteins come from a genomic window of Paenibacillus spongiae:
- a CDS encoding sugar phosphate nucleotidyltransferase, which yields MKGLILCAGRGSRLYPLTRSYPKTLIPIANIPILQTCIEKLIEQEIDEIGIVIHPSQDAIIKEQIGNGERWSLKLTYILQDEPMGISDAIKQAIGFIGGDSFLLLLGDNLISESLSELNALVSSQRYHAALMLAEVHNPRDYGIAEVAGQRIVRLEEKPQYPRSNLAVIGAYAFSSSIFKAVAAIPPSSRGEYEITDAIQWLIDQGDPVAYHITDKRNFDVGTMERLLEANRYKLGQMESVLPNKTSVLENCRIIPPVAIGNGCVLRNCIIGPYASIGAGTSIEGCRVENSVIFSQVHLKYLPYHVKDTVIGFRSVLTGSQSEGIVTGQ from the coding sequence GTGAAAGGGCTCATCCTTTGCGCCGGAAGAGGTTCTCGACTGTATCCGTTAACCCGCTCCTATCCCAAAACACTCATTCCTATCGCTAATATTCCGATTCTGCAAACTTGTATCGAGAAATTGATCGAACAAGAAATTGACGAGATCGGCATTGTCATCCACCCGTCGCAGGATGCCATCATTAAGGAACAGATCGGTAACGGTGAAAGATGGAGCCTGAAACTCACATATATTCTTCAGGACGAGCCGATGGGGATATCGGATGCGATAAAACAAGCCATCGGCTTTATAGGCGGAGATTCTTTTTTGCTTTTGCTAGGAGACAACTTAATTTCAGAATCTCTTTCCGAGTTGAATGCGCTCGTGTCATCCCAGCGATACCACGCCGCCTTGATGTTGGCAGAGGTTCACAATCCTCGAGACTACGGAATCGCGGAAGTGGCCGGTCAACGTATTGTTAGATTGGAGGAAAAGCCGCAATACCCCAGATCCAATTTGGCCGTCATCGGGGCATACGCGTTCAGTTCATCCATATTCAAGGCCGTCGCTGCCATCCCGCCTTCGTCGAGAGGCGAATATGAAATTACGGATGCCATTCAATGGCTAATCGATCAAGGCGATCCGGTAGCCTACCATATTACGGATAAACGGAATTTCGATGTCGGCACGATGGAGCGGCTGCTGGAAGCCAATCGCTATAAGCTTGGACAGATGGAAAGCGTCTTGCCGAACAAAACATCCGTATTGGAGAATTGCCGAATCATTCCTCCGGTCGCAATAGGCAATGGATGCGTATTAAGGAATTGTATTATCGGCCCTTATGCTTCGATCGGTGCAGGCACCAGTATTGAAGGATGCCGAGTGGAGAACAGCGTCATTTTTAGCCAGGTGCATCTGAAATATTTACCTTACCACGTCAAGGATACGGTTATCGGGTTTCGATCCGTCCTAACGGGCTCACAATCAGAAGGGATCGTGACAGGTCAATGA
- a CDS encoding UDP-glucose dehydrogenase family protein, with the protein MNIVVIGTGYVGTTTALVLAEMGWNVTGLDRDENKVNLLRQGSLPFYEEGLEELLKKHLQSGRIRFTNDTEQAVKDTDVIFICVGTPSHPDGNADLRYVQQVSSDIGRYMDNYKLIVNKSTVPVGTQERVTEWIRNAQLVPHSFDVVSNPEFLREGKALSDAMNPDRIIIGADNEHASKLLQALYYSLDCPVVITTPRTAELVKYAANAFLATKISYMNELAKLCDRLDINVKEVAEGIGLDSRIGPGFLQAGIGYGGSCFPKDVSALLQTANKHGSNLTLLEQVISVNRAQHLHLLDKVRTRLGSFEGKKAAVLGLAFKPDTDDIREAPALRIIRALLDEGALVSVHDPVAKLPSDLNRSAVLCASPEQALIGADAVILCTEWSSYPLLDWKRVKQSMNQPNVFDGRNLLDAKLMTALGYYYQGIGYC; encoded by the coding sequence ATGAACATTGTCGTAATCGGAACGGGCTATGTAGGAACGACTACCGCTCTTGTATTGGCGGAAATGGGATGGAACGTTACGGGTCTTGATAGGGATGAGAACAAGGTGAATCTGCTCCGGCAAGGTTCGCTGCCTTTCTACGAGGAAGGACTGGAGGAGCTGTTGAAGAAGCATCTGCAATCAGGCAGAATCCGCTTCACGAATGATACGGAGCAGGCCGTCAAGGATACCGATGTCATCTTCATCTGCGTGGGAACCCCGTCCCATCCTGACGGCAATGCCGACCTGCGGTACGTGCAGCAGGTTTCTTCAGATATCGGCCGATACATGGACAATTATAAGTTGATCGTCAATAAAAGCACGGTCCCTGTCGGCACCCAGGAGAGAGTGACCGAGTGGATCCGAAACGCCCAGCTTGTTCCTCATTCATTCGATGTCGTATCCAATCCGGAGTTCCTGCGTGAAGGAAAAGCGCTGTCGGATGCGATGAATCCCGATCGGATCATTATCGGGGCCGATAACGAACACGCATCGAAGCTTCTCCAAGCACTGTATTATTCATTGGATTGTCCAGTCGTCATTACAACGCCAAGAACGGCGGAATTGGTCAAATATGCAGCGAATGCTTTTTTGGCGACCAAAATCTCCTACATGAATGAATTGGCCAAACTTTGCGACAGGTTGGATATCAATGTGAAAGAAGTGGCGGAAGGCATTGGGCTGGATTCCAGAATCGGGCCGGGTTTTCTACAGGCTGGAATCGGATACGGAGGCTCTTGTTTTCCAAAGGATGTATCCGCTTTGCTGCAAACGGCAAATAAACACGGATCAAACCTGACATTATTAGAACAAGTCATATCCGTTAACCGGGCACAGCATCTGCATCTGCTGGACAAAGTCCGTACGCGGTTAGGAAGCTTTGAAGGAAAGAAAGCGGCTGTATTGGGTCTGGCCTTCAAGCCGGATACGGATGACATTCGGGAAGCACCTGCCCTCCGTATTATTCGAGCTCTGCTTGACGAAGGAGCTCTCGTGAGCGTTCATGATCCGGTTGCAAAGCTTCCGTCGGATCTTAATCGCTCCGCCGTGCTGTGCGCTTCCCCGGAACAAGCGCTAATAGGCGCAGATGCCGTTATCCTGTGTACGGAATGGAGCAGCTATCCCTTATTGGATTGGAAGCGAGTCAAACAAAGCATGAACCAGCCTAACGTCTTCGACGGCAGAAATTTGCTGGACGCCAAGCTAATGACGGCGCTCGGCTATTACTATCAGGGAATCGGTTATTGTTAA
- a CDS encoding glycosyltransferase family A protein gives MDNKKISQPVSAIKQQLQTEDMFNGAEHPPKNEKHPIEVAFAISLKSKLVSRDWEKVQDNLAKTLRSILRNTDQNFRIVIAGHEKPKIEEMKHKRVTWLSVDFPPPKNSNGFSGDKMRKRKAIGVYLRKIKFSGYFMPLDADDWVHYRFVEYIRSQPRSDAFVLRRGLMINLVNKEVWLRRDRFFIGCGSSAVIYMSNEDFPRSSRKEDVRNKFFHMVLKAHTRVIQHLEERNKQYVMIDFPFITWVLAHGDNNSMIKGKKDNGVSASNYGTTGEELKKWIYDYYKVKAK, from the coding sequence ATGGACAATAAAAAGATAAGTCAGCCTGTTTCTGCCATCAAACAGCAGCTTCAAACGGAGGATATGTTCAACGGCGCAGAGCATCCGCCAAAAAATGAGAAGCATCCGATTGAAGTTGCGTTTGCTATTTCTCTCAAGAGCAAACTGGTTTCCCGAGATTGGGAAAAGGTTCAGGACAACTTGGCTAAAACGCTCCGGTCCATATTGCGAAATACGGACCAGAATTTCCGTATCGTCATTGCCGGTCACGAAAAGCCAAAAATTGAGGAAATGAAGCATAAACGGGTTACCTGGTTATCCGTTGATTTCCCTCCCCCCAAAAATTCCAATGGATTCAGCGGCGACAAAATGCGAAAACGCAAGGCAATAGGAGTATATTTAAGAAAAATCAAGTTTTCGGGGTATTTCATGCCCCTTGATGCCGATGATTGGGTACATTATCGATTTGTGGAGTATATTCGCTCACAGCCCCGATCGGATGCGTTTGTTTTACGGAGAGGGCTCATGATTAATTTAGTGAATAAAGAGGTTTGGCTGCGAAGAGATCGCTTCTTCATCGGCTGCGGCAGCAGTGCCGTTATTTACATGTCCAACGAGGACTTCCCTCGTTCCTCCAGGAAAGAGGATGTACGGAATAAGTTTTTTCATATGGTGCTCAAAGCTCATACGAGAGTGATTCAACATCTGGAGGAACGTAACAAACAATATGTCATGATCGATTTCCCCTTCATAACCTGGGTTCTTGCACATGGCGATAACAACAGCATGATAAAAGGGAAAAAAGATAATGGAGTATCGGCTTCAAATTATGGCACGACCGGAGAAGAGCTTAAAAAATGGATTTATGATTATTATAAAGTCAAAGCAAAATAA
- a CDS encoding alginate lyase family protein: MILPERLYHWRIDPYTIIRQAEQSLQADAISITTVRAKASEGGPGDYYSNGDYWWPNTRTQNGLPYVRRDGKSNPKAFKAHREMLRRMRTHVANLAAGYAVTGNRVYAEKAAGLLRVFFIDPATRMNPHLRYAQAIPGVCSGRGIGIIDTLHLIDVPQAIEMIRLADVLSGKEMKALRLWFVCYLRWMVKHRYGIQERAEKNNHRICWYVQAAVFARFTGNNRILQECREGFRTILLPEHMAKDGSFPRELARTKPYGYSIFTLDNMVTLCQVLSIPKDDLWRYELPDGRGIRRALHYMYPYLANKSKWPKKRDVEHWKGWPVRMSFMLFAGLALKDMRYMELWSSLKADPSNPEIRRNMAIRQPLLFIAKE; encoded by the coding sequence GTGATCTTACCGGAGCGGTTATACCATTGGCGCATTGACCCCTATACGATTATCCGTCAAGCGGAACAATCGCTTCAAGCCGATGCGATATCGATTACGACCGTGAGGGCGAAAGCCAGCGAGGGAGGTCCGGGCGATTATTATTCCAACGGCGACTATTGGTGGCCGAATACCCGAACCCAAAACGGACTTCCTTACGTCCGGCGGGACGGAAAATCGAATCCGAAGGCATTCAAAGCTCATCGTGAGATGCTTCGCCGTATGCGGACGCATGTCGCCAATTTGGCAGCCGGGTACGCCGTAACCGGCAATCGCGTCTATGCCGAAAAAGCAGCGGGGCTGCTGCGTGTTTTTTTTATAGATCCTGCTACCCGCATGAATCCGCATTTGCGGTATGCCCAAGCCATTCCGGGGGTATGCTCAGGGCGTGGAATCGGAATTATAGATACGCTGCACTTAATCGATGTGCCGCAGGCAATCGAGATGATCCGGTTGGCGGACGTACTGTCCGGCAAAGAGATGAAAGCACTGCGACTGTGGTTCGTCTGTTATTTGCGCTGGATGGTGAAGCACAGATACGGTATTCAGGAACGCGCAGAAAAGAACAATCATAGAATTTGCTGGTATGTGCAGGCGGCGGTGTTTGCCCGGTTCACCGGCAACAATCGCATACTCCAAGAGTGCCGTGAAGGCTTCCGGACCATACTGCTGCCGGAACATATGGCAAAGGACGGCAGCTTTCCACGGGAACTCGCAAGAACGAAGCCTTATGGATACTCGATCTTTACGCTGGATAATATGGTTACGCTTTGTCAGGTGTTAAGTATACCGAAAGACGACTTATGGCGGTACGAACTGCCGGATGGCCGCGGAATCCGTCGCGCGCTTCATTACATGTACCCTTATTTGGCCAATAAATCAAAATGGCCCAAAAAACGGGATGTTGAACATTGGAAAGGCTGGCCAGTACGTATGTCGTTTATGTTATTTGCCGGTCTCGCACTGAAAGATATGCGGTATATGGAGCTCTGGTCGAGTCTGAAAGCCGATCCGTCCAATCCGGAAATTCGACGGAATATGGCCATTCGTCAGCCGCTTCTGTTCATCGCGAAGGAATAA
- a CDS encoding 3-keto-5-aminohexanoate cleavage protein, with product MEKLMITAAITGGVTTRKNNPNLPITPKEIADAAYECWLAGASIAHIHAREDDGTPSQRVEVYQEIVSLIRERCDIILNLTTTGWGQSGQEEDRWKPLVCKPEMATYTPGSMSRKNSVMINTPAFVRKLAEKMNEYRIKPEIEIFDFGMISQALKIANEGLLAHPLHFQFVLGVEGGIPASTKNLLHLVESIPSESTWSVAAVGRAQLTMDMLGIILGGHIRTGFEDNVYFSYGKLAASNAQLVERLVRYATDFGREIATPAEARKLLSLDS from the coding sequence ATGGAGAAATTAATGATTACTGCGGCCATAACGGGAGGGGTTACAACAAGGAAAAATAATCCGAACCTTCCGATAACGCCAAAGGAGATTGCTGATGCTGCGTATGAGTGTTGGCTTGCCGGTGCCTCAATCGCACATATTCATGCACGCGAAGATGACGGGACGCCAAGCCAGCGCGTTGAAGTCTATCAGGAAATCGTCTCTCTTATCCGGGAACGGTGCGATATTATCCTTAATTTGACTACAACTGGATGGGGACAATCGGGTCAGGAAGAAGATCGATGGAAGCCGCTCGTATGCAAACCGGAAATGGCAACCTACACGCCTGGTTCGATGAGCCGGAAAAACAGCGTCATGATCAACACCCCCGCGTTTGTCCGTAAGCTGGCAGAGAAAATGAATGAATATCGGATCAAACCGGAAATCGAAATTTTTGATTTCGGGATGATCAGCCAAGCGTTGAAGATCGCGAATGAAGGACTTCTTGCTCATCCACTTCATTTTCAGTTCGTTCTGGGGGTAGAAGGGGGAATACCGGCCTCAACCAAAAATCTCCTTCACTTGGTTGAAAGTATCCCCTCAGAAAGCACATGGTCCGTTGCGGCAGTCGGCAGGGCGCAGTTGACGATGGATATGCTGGGCATCATTCTGGGCGGGCATATTAGAACGGGCTTCGAGGATAATGTATATTTCAGCTACGGGAAATTGGCGGCAAGCAATGCGCAGTTAGTTGAAAGATTGGTTCGGTATGCTACGGATTTCGGAAGAGAAATCGCCACGCCGGCAGAAGCGAGAAAACTATTAAGTTTGGATTCTTGA
- a CDS encoding glycosyltransferase → MNNVFANFDNQKVKKKELIVILNRDDMNIRRWRRKARRYKNVHIYRVAEEHNIGKCLNYGVGKANFDIIAKFDDDNYYGPGYLREALDAFKNKPKASVVGKYSAYVYFEETEALMIYRGGGENRYKRRVKGGTFVFRRSVWNKIKFNEQLRQNSDVDFLNRCRANKFKIYSVSKYNYVCIRRADTNSHTQKLSTQDYMAKCKLVAYTKDVLPIITKKLSR, encoded by the coding sequence ATGAACAATGTTTTCGCCAATTTCGACAATCAGAAAGTGAAAAAGAAAGAATTGATTGTTATTTTGAACCGGGACGATATGAATATCCGCCGGTGGAGAAGAAAAGCGAGACGATATAAAAATGTTCACATTTACCGGGTCGCTGAAGAGCACAACATCGGAAAATGCTTGAATTACGGTGTCGGAAAAGCGAACTTCGATATTATTGCCAAATTTGACGACGACAACTACTATGGCCCCGGTTATTTAAGAGAGGCTTTGGACGCATTTAAGAACAAGCCAAAGGCATCCGTTGTAGGCAAGTATTCCGCGTATGTCTACTTTGAAGAAACAGAGGCGCTTATGATCTATAGGGGTGGCGGAGAAAATCGGTATAAAAGAAGAGTCAAAGGAGGAACCTTCGTATTCAGACGGTCAGTATGGAACAAGATCAAATTCAATGAACAGCTCAGACAAAACAGCGACGTCGATTTCTTGAATAGATGCAGGGCGAATAAGTTTAAAATCTATTCGGTCTCCAAATACAATTATGTTTGCATACGGCGGGCGGATACAAATTCGCATACGCAAAAATTGAGCACGCAAGATTATATGGCTAAGTGCAAGCTGGTTGCATACACAAAAGACGTCCTGCCGATTATTACGAAAAAGTTATCAAGATAG
- a CDS encoding class I SAM-dependent methyltransferase, with translation MSKSSCRFCGNPLTHSFADLGMSPLANSFLSSEQLRNMERFYPLHAYVCSTCYPVQLEELEAPEHIFSDYAYFTPKWQLTVFP, from the coding sequence ATGAGTAAGAGCAGCTGCCGTTTTTGCGGAAATCCATTAACGCATTCCTTCGCTGACTTAGGAATGTCCCCGCTGGCCAATTCTTTTCTTTCTTCCGAACAATTAAGAAACATGGAGCGGTTTTACCCTCTGCATGCTTACGTTTGCAGCACATGTTATCCGGTTCAATTAGAAGAATTGGAGGCTCCTGAACATATATTTTCTGATTATGCTTACTTTACGCCGAAATGGCAGCTTACCGTTTTTCCTTGA
- a CDS encoding NAD(P)-dependent oxidoreductase produces MDAKRIGIVGTGFIARGLILALAEHADLKVSKVLTRRKLHECPNFPGQEKLTNDVDDLIEHSDLIVECSGDVIHGTEVIHKLLTASLPVVTMNAEFHVTTGSYFVNKGFVTEAEGDQPGCLAILKENAVSMGFKPLVYGNVKGFLNHTPEWNDMKYWAKKHGISLRMVTAFTDGTKIEIEQALVANGLNADIAEVGLLGIPSNDINTGALVLADKAKVNGYPISDYLLIPRSPASVFIVAEHHENQREALKYFKLGDGPYYTLTSSFHLCHLEIIKTIRRVFSGGGILLNNGVLPAVGVASIAKRTLNPGDKIEDGIGSFDVRGKACHIRNHIGHVPIGLLKNAVVKRRIAPGQLIHFDDIEIPESLALTAWIEIERSVRLQSRT; encoded by the coding sequence ATGGATGCTAAGCGAATCGGAATCGTAGGAACCGGCTTTATTGCGAGAGGCTTGATTCTCGCTCTGGCCGAACATGCCGATTTGAAAGTAAGCAAAGTATTAACCCGCAGAAAACTTCACGAATGCCCGAATTTCCCGGGACAAGAAAAGTTAACGAACGACGTGGACGATTTGATCGAGCATTCTGACCTGATCGTGGAATGCAGCGGGGATGTCATCCATGGAACCGAGGTCATCCATAAACTATTGACGGCCTCGCTTCCCGTCGTAACCATGAATGCGGAATTCCATGTCACAACCGGCTCTTACTTTGTAAATAAAGGTTTCGTGACGGAAGCCGAAGGCGATCAGCCCGGCTGCCTTGCCATCCTGAAAGAAAATGCAGTGAGCATGGGTTTTAAACCGCTTGTTTATGGTAATGTAAAAGGATTTCTGAATCATACGCCAGAATGGAACGATATGAAATATTGGGCCAAAAAACATGGAATAAGTCTTCGAATGGTTACCGCGTTTACGGATGGAACAAAAATAGAAATCGAGCAAGCTCTCGTTGCAAACGGATTGAATGCCGATATAGCCGAGGTCGGATTATTGGGCATCCCTTCTAACGATATCAATACGGGGGCTCTTGTATTGGCTGACAAAGCAAAAGTGAATGGTTACCCAATCAGCGACTATTTGCTAATTCCCCGTTCCCCCGCAAGCGTATTTATTGTTGCAGAGCATCACGAGAATCAGCGGGAAGCGCTGAAATACTTTAAATTGGGTGACGGCCCCTACTATACGTTAACCTCGAGCTTTCACTTATGCCATCTGGAGATTATCAAAACCATAAGAAGGGTTTTCTCCGGGGGAGGAATTCTGTTGAATAATGGAGTGCTTCCGGCCGTCGGGGTCGCTTCCATAGCCAAGCGCACCCTCAATCCAGGTGACAAAATCGAAGACGGTATCGGAAGCTTTGACGTGCGGGGAAAAGCTTGCCACATACGAAACCATATCGGCCATGTTCCGATCGGTTTATTGAAGAACGCCGTCGTCAAGAGGCGCATTGCTCCTGGACAGCTCATCCATTTTGACGACATCGAAATTCCCGAAAGTCTGGCATTAACGGCATGGATCGAAATCGAAAGAAGCGTTCGCCTTCAGTCAAGGACATGA
- a CDS encoding glycosyltransferase family protein, with protein MKPDFLFVESAWRGAENSWSSKLTNLNEKPESKIWELMEYCRSNQIRTVFWNKEDPVNYDLFIDAAKLFDTVFTTDENCLEKYYSDLNHMRVFVLPFASQPAIHNPVNETSNDKSNVAFAGSWFQKYEERVKDMEILLKPAIPYGLQIFDRMQNIEKYRYPEQFLPYIVGSLDYNEMVTAYKNYKLFLNVNTVKDSPTMLSRRVFELLGSGTNVISTYSLGIENMFAGIIPLVQSEEECSQYIHLLLQNPEFSQRLSLLGIREINSKHLYKHRFQSILNKIGIDYSQVPPSGVSIITCTNRQHNMDNIFENYEHQKWGNKELIIILNHDGLNIKEWKQKAELYPNVSVYRIPEEKSLGVCMNFAVDKAKHDYIAKFDDDDYYAPNYLTDAMHAFNYTDTDIVGKHTYYAYVENLKALTIRFPGNENQFGRFLAGPTLLIKKDVFNIVKWPDQERGGDTAFLRECRANGVKMYSSDKYNFCYRRSNPENHTWRTSNLAFLQNCSIMSYSSDYKTHVTV; from the coding sequence ATGAAGCCTGATTTCTTGTTCGTGGAATCGGCTTGGAGAGGTGCGGAAAATTCGTGGTCCAGCAAATTGACGAACCTGAATGAGAAACCGGAAAGCAAGATTTGGGAGCTAATGGAATATTGCCGCAGCAACCAGATCAGAACCGTGTTCTGGAATAAAGAGGATCCTGTGAACTACGATCTTTTTATCGATGCGGCTAAATTATTTGATACCGTCTTTACAACGGATGAGAATTGTCTTGAAAAGTACTATAGCGACCTCAATCATATGCGCGTATTTGTATTGCCGTTTGCTTCGCAACCCGCTATTCACAATCCCGTTAATGAGACATCGAACGACAAAAGCAATGTTGCGTTTGCCGGTTCCTGGTTTCAAAAATACGAAGAGCGTGTGAAGGACATGGAGATCCTCCTGAAACCGGCCATACCATATGGGCTGCAAATTTTCGATCGCATGCAAAATATTGAAAAGTACCGATATCCGGAACAATTTCTGCCCTACATCGTCGGTTCGTTGGATTATAACGAGATGGTGACGGCCTATAAGAACTATAAACTATTTCTTAACGTAAATACGGTGAAGGATAGCCCGACGATGCTCTCGAGAAGGGTATTCGAGCTCCTGGGTTCCGGAACCAATGTGATCAGCACCTATTCCTTGGGCATTGAAAATATGTTTGCAGGCATTATTCCACTTGTTCAATCGGAAGAAGAGTGCAGTCAATATATCCATCTCCTTCTCCAGAACCCCGAATTTAGTCAACGATTGAGCCTGCTGGGCATTAGGGAAATAAACAGCAAGCATTTATATAAACACCGTTTCCAATCGATTCTGAATAAGATCGGTATTGATTATAGTCAAGTTCCGCCCAGTGGAGTATCGATTATTACATGCACGAACAGACAACATAACATGGACAATATTTTCGAGAACTATGAACACCAAAAGTGGGGTAATAAGGAGCTTATCATTATCCTCAATCATGATGGCCTGAATATCAAGGAATGGAAGCAAAAAGCCGAATTGTACCCCAATGTATCGGTTTATAGAATTCCGGAGGAGAAGTCGCTTGGCGTATGCATGAACTTCGCTGTCGATAAGGCCAAGCATGACTACATTGCCAAATTTGATGACGATGATTATTATGCACCCAACTATTTGACGGATGCTATGCACGCATTTAATTACACGGATACCGACATTGTCGGTAAACACACCTATTATGCTTATGTTGAGAACCTGAAGGCACTTACCATCCGGTTTCCCGGAAATGAGAATCAATTCGGCCGTTTTCTGGCCGGACCGACACTTCTGATCAAAAAAGATGTTTTCAATATCGTCAAATGGCCTGATCAAGAAAGAGGCGGGGATACGGCATTTTTGCGGGAATGCCGTGCCAACGGGGTGAAGATGTACTCATCGGATAAATACAATTTCTGTTATCGAAGATCGAACCCCGAGAACCATACATGGAGAACCAGCAATCTGGCTTTTTTGCAAAACTGCTCGATTATGTCTTATTCCAGCGACTATAAGACGCATGTGACGGTCTGA
- a CDS encoding YheC/YheD family protein, protein MENSWNKGVFPYPNTIFARCGIPLESAREIEKIIGFKVFNTINFNKWEEWCVLNTEPQLEKHLPDTCLVNGPEIINDYLGKYNCVFLKPVIGSTSNGVVRAKYSDKSIDVVCTLNHETHRKKFATANDLWRWIRTDVSKANYVVQQRIRTVKWKKKLTGIRLNMAKDGSGKWENCLLIGLRALNGSHIAYSRGYDPAEIMIEIDSLLMELQKKGIHDAKRLKNTIIQLGMDICHFFDRCGYHVADIGIDLGIDNKGKIWIFEVNRRPYPYYNFPVYDKSITAPLEYAVHLAGQ, encoded by the coding sequence ATGGAGAATTCATGGAACAAGGGGGTCTTCCCTTATCCTAATACGATCTTTGCCAGATGCGGAATACCGCTCGAGAGTGCGCGAGAGATTGAGAAGATCATCGGATTTAAAGTGTTCAACACGATAAACTTCAATAAATGGGAGGAATGGTGCGTCCTTAATACGGAACCGCAATTAGAGAAGCATTTGCCTGATACATGTCTCGTTAACGGCCCAGAAATCATTAACGATTATTTGGGCAAATATAACTGCGTTTTTCTTAAGCCGGTTATTGGAAGCACCTCTAACGGGGTTGTTCGGGCGAAGTATAGCGATAAAAGCATCGATGTTGTGTGTACGTTGAATCATGAGACGCATCGAAAAAAATTCGCGACGGCTAACGATTTGTGGCGTTGGATAAGGACGGACGTATCGAAAGCCAATTATGTGGTACAGCAAAGAATACGAACAGTCAAATGGAAGAAGAAGCTTACGGGCATACGATTGAATATGGCAAAGGATGGGTCGGGAAAGTGGGAAAACTGTCTATTAATCGGTCTGCGTGCGCTTAATGGGAGTCACATCGCATACAGCAGGGGATACGACCCGGCCGAAATCATGATCGAGATCGACAGTCTCTTGATGGAGCTTCAAAAGAAAGGGATTCATGATGCGAAACGGCTGAAAAATACCATTATTCAGCTTGGAATGGACATCTGCCATTTTTTTGATCGTTGCGGTTACCATGTAGCCGATATCGGTATTGATCTTGGGATCGATAACAAAGGGAAAATATGGATATTCGAAGTGAATAGACGTCCCTATCCATACTACAATTTTCCAGTCTATGATAAATCTATAACCGCTCCATTAGAGTACGCCGTACACCTTGCCGGTCAGTAA
- a CDS encoding SET domain-containing protein-lysine N-methyltransferase: MSLVAKIIQKIKLWIASTKPSPRDVSNTRPLFANNRFYPEEIPYREDEPSAAKFEIVHHNQYGDGVVSKIRFQAEQVLFRFSGNELPYQTLFTLQKKPGLYIEDPYFMGKILHSCNPNARVDMDRQVFIAIRAIDAGEYITMDYETTEDILFRQFVCECGSPKCRGLISGRSYRRISEDWR; encoded by the coding sequence ATGTCTTTAGTTGCAAAGATTATTCAGAAGATCAAGTTATGGATAGCATCAACAAAGCCTTCTCCCCGAGACGTCTCGAATACCAGACCGTTATTCGCGAATAACCGGTTCTACCCGGAAGAAATACCTTATCGCGAAGATGAACCAAGCGCGGCGAAATTCGAAATTGTTCATCATAACCAATACGGAGACGGAGTCGTGTCAAAAATCCGATTTCAAGCCGAACAGGTTTTGTTTCGCTTCTCCGGTAATGAACTCCCTTATCAGACGCTGTTTACGCTGCAGAAGAAACCCGGCTTATATATTGAAGATCCCTATTTTATGGGGAAGATCTTGCATTCATGCAATCCCAATGCACGAGTTGATATGGATCGGCAAGTTTTTATCGCAATCAGAGCGATCGACGCCGGCGAGTATATTACGATGGATTACGAAACAACGGAAGATATCCTGTTCAGACAATTCGTCTGCGAATGCGGCTCACCTAAATGTCGCGGTTTAATCTCCGGAAGAAGCTACCGCAGAATTTCCGAAGATTGGAGGTGA
- a CDS encoding S-adenosylmethionine decarboxylase, translating to MNLKEIDRMYKRIKHENKLCYGKHLLLHMVDCNDNILSIAFVKQWIGQLVNDIDMVAFGECHCYRFGEGDEVGLSAVQLIMTSSITLHTNDSCREGYLDVFSCKDYSEDQVMDSINKAFSPRRLEYQTVIRE from the coding sequence ATGAACCTCAAGGAGATCGATCGTATGTACAAAAGAATTAAACATGAAAACAAATTATGCTACGGAAAGCACCTCCTTTTGCACATGGTCGATTGCAACGACAATATCTTAAGCATTGCATTTGTTAAACAGTGGATCGGGCAGCTTGTGAACGATATCGACATGGTTGCTTTCGGCGAGTGTCATTGTTACCGTTTCGGGGAAGGCGATGAGGTCGGGTTATCGGCCGTTCAATTAATTATGACAAGCAGCATAACTTTGCATACGAATGATTCATGCAGAGAGGGGTACCTGGATGTCTTTAGTTGCAAAGATTATTCAGAAGATCAAGTTATGGATAGCATCAACAAAGCCTTCTCCCCGAGACGTCTCGAATACCAGACCGTTATTCGCGAATAA